From the genome of Mixophyes fleayi isolate aMixFle1 chromosome 2, aMixFle1.hap1, whole genome shotgun sequence, one region includes:
- the LOC142138967 gene encoding uncharacterized protein LOC142138967 has protein sequence MHPETRVGSRDRPCAEAQDQTTAERREEVIQDTSGGQATAVSLGQTSVGDGNPAPADHQAGIRGLAEQAIAPSTLKTYQSAWRRWLLFSRQKDQSEAGQQDAMLAFMWDRYSEGDSRTTMASTLAGISFMAKLHGYPDVTKGFLINKALRGWGRVRPSHADTRLPITSNILEDLIGNVGLVTLDSYEKLLFSLAFSMAYFGAFRISELVARSRGHQESGLRVEHVSLGEGILACKIVKSKTDQSGRGSWVQLTSQQPCLICPVRLASLFMSKRPHANLFLCHANGIPLTKYQFATILKRTLQSINLNSTLYGTHSFRIGAATSAALAGSSSEAIKALGRWKSAAFKSYVRIDKVVD, from the exons ATGCATCCGGAGACGAGGGTCGGCAGTCGCGACCGTCCGTGTGCTGAGGCTCAGGATCAGACGACGGCAGAACGAAGGGAGGAAGTGATCCAGGACACGTCAGGAGGACAGGCCACAGCGGTGTCGCTAGGGCAGACATCTGTCGGTGATGGGaatcctgctcctgctg atcatcaagccggcataagagggctcGCGGAACAAGcaatagctccctccaccctgaaaaCATATCAGTCGGCGTGGAGACGGTGGTTGCTTTTCAGCAGAcaaaaggaccaatcagaggcAGGTCAGCAAGATgccatgctagcctttatgtgggatagGTACTCGGAGGGAGATTCAAGGACTACTATGGCATCCACCCTGGCCGGGATATCATTTATGGCTAAGCTGCACGGTTACCCTGACGTCACAAAAGGATTTTTGATTAATAAGGCCCTGAGGGGATGGGGGAGAGTCCGTCCCTCTCATGCCGATACCCGTTTACCGATTACCTCTAACATTTTGGAAGATCTGATAGGGAATGTGGGGTTGGTTACCTTAGATAGTTACGAGaaacttttatttagtttggccttTTCCATGGCTTATTTTGGAGCCTTTCGCATCTCAGAGTTGGTAGCCAGGTCCAGGGGACATCAGGAGTCAGGTTTGAGAGTTgagcatgtcagtctgggcgaagggatcttagcctgcaaaatagttaaatCAAAGACTGACCAAAGCGGCAGGGGATCATGGGTCCAGTTAACCTCCCAGCAGCCATGTCTTATTTGCCCGGTCAGGTTAGCATCATTGTTTATGAGTAAAAGACCTCATGCTAATTTGTTTCTGTGTCACGCTAATGGTATACCGTTGACAAAATATCAATTCGCGACCATTTTAAAACGTACCTTGCAGTCTATTAATTTAAACAGTACATTATACGGgacacactcatttaggatcggtgcAGCTACATCCGCTGCCTTGGCAGGTTCTTCTAGCGAAGCTATAAAAGCACTGGGGCGATGGAAATCTGCGGCTTTTAAGTCATATGttagaattgacaaggttgttGACTGA